One Fusobacterium sp. DD2 DNA segment encodes these proteins:
- a CDS encoding solute:sodium symporter family transporter has protein sequence MFMTFLTFFIVTALVAFISWLKTKGEENSAKGYFLAGRGLSATVIGFSMVLTSLSTEQLVGVNASSYQSNFSIIAWTVQSVIPLCVLALYLLPRYLKGGFTTIPEFFEERYDKQTRQIMSLLFLVAYTFVLIPGALYSGAIAFTKIFDVEAMFGVSFNVALWGVVWLIGIIGGIYAIFGGLKAVAVSDTLNGFALIIGGIMIPFFALRFLGDGSMVKGIEIVTTNHLDKLNAWGAAGDPVPWTTIFTGILIVNFFYWTTNQAIIQRSLAAKSLAAGQKGILFAGVFLLLLPLLLNVPGLTSFYIFGDALKDHIDLAYPSLVSKVLPTPLLGFFTACLFGAILSTFNSFINSAATLFCYDLYRPIFKKNISDEDLIKVAKIAGTIIAIIAMTIAPLLQYGSGGLFLVLRRFAGFFNIPVIALVAIGFLNKTVSGKAARITVLLHIILYYSLVWIFKVKLNFVHVMGGLFAFDIIVMLILGNVYKRETPYVLTHKNKSNVDLSNWKYVKQFSTVLILGLFYLYTVLSPIGLAGGHGIMGITIVYAIIIVVALIILTMYDKQKAKKVTTETEE, from the coding sequence ATGTTTATGACGTTTTTAACATTTTTCATTGTAACAGCTTTAGTCGCTTTTATCTCTTGGCTTAAAACTAAAGGTGAAGAAAACAGTGCTAAGGGATATTTCCTAGCAGGTAGAGGACTTAGTGCAACAGTTATTGGGTTCTCAATGGTTTTAACAAGTTTATCTACTGAACAATTGGTTGGAGTTAACGCTTCATCTTATCAAAGTAACTTTTCAATCATTGCGTGGACAGTTCAATCTGTAATTCCACTTTGTGTATTAGCTCTATATCTACTTCCTAGATACCTTAAAGGAGGATTTACTACAATCCCTGAGTTCTTCGAAGAAAGATATGACAAACAAACAAGACAAATAATGTCTCTATTATTCCTAGTTGCTTATACATTCGTATTAATTCCAGGTGCTCTATATTCAGGAGCTATTGCATTTACTAAGATATTTGACGTAGAAGCAATGTTCGGTGTAAGTTTCAACGTAGCTCTTTGGGGTGTTGTATGGTTAATCGGTATTATCGGAGGTATATATGCAATATTCGGAGGATTAAAAGCAGTTGCTGTATCAGATACTCTTAACGGATTTGCTTTAATAATCGGTGGTATCATGATTCCTTTCTTTGCTTTAAGATTCTTAGGAGACGGAAGCATGGTTAAAGGTATCGAAATTGTAACAACTAACCATCTTGATAAATTAAATGCATGGGGAGCTGCTGGAGACCCAGTACCTTGGACAACAATATTTACAGGTATCTTAATAGTTAACTTCTTCTATTGGACAACAAACCAAGCAATCATTCAAAGATCACTAGCTGCTAAGAGCTTAGCTGCTGGACAAAAAGGTATCTTATTTGCAGGAGTATTCCTATTATTACTACCTTTATTACTAAATGTTCCTGGATTAACATCTTTCTATATCTTTGGAGATGCATTAAAAGATCACATAGACTTAGCTTATCCAAGTCTGGTATCAAAAGTATTACCAACACCACTATTAGGATTCTTTACAGCATGTCTATTTGGAGCAATATTAAGTACATTTAACTCGTTTATTAACAGTGCTGCAACACTATTCTGTTATGACTTATATAGACCAATATTCAAAAAAAATATCTCTGATGAAGATTTAATTAAAGTTGCTAAAATAGCAGGTACTATAATAGCAATCATCGCTATGACAATCGCTCCATTATTACAATATGGAAGTGGAGGATTATTCCTAGTATTAAGAAGATTTGCTGGATTCTTCAATATCCCAGTTATCGCTCTAGTTGCTATTGGATTCTTAAATAAGACAGTTTCTGGTAAAGCTGCAAGAATAACTGTATTACTTCACATTATCCTTTACTACTCACTAGTATGGATTTTCAAAGTAAAATTAAACTTCGTACACGTTATGGGTGGTCTATTTGCATTTGACATTATCGTAATGCTTATCCTAGGAAATGTATATAAGAGAGAAACTCCATATGTTTTAACTCATAAAAATAAATCAAATGTTGATTTAAGTAACTGGAAATATGTAAAACAATTCTCAACAGTATTAATTTTAGGTCTATTCTACCTATACACAGTTCTATCTCCTATTGGTTTAGCTG
- a CDS encoding GntR family transcriptional regulator, which translates to MFEINKNSSVPIYVQLADYIKKAIDNGDLLENDKIQSENELCASYDISRTTVRQALKILHNEGYIYKVRGKGSYVSSSKIYQNRSTFSKFYDDIKNLGKTPKSKILSLKVVTPSTTVREKMKLDDKDKVCEIVWVRYSDDQPLIYETINLNYKLMEGIEKEPLQEMKLYDIITKKYNIKLTHGNEQFMPCKISKSEAEYLNCNTGDLGMNVIRTVYQHDQVIEYTNSTVLGDKFIYTVNF; encoded by the coding sequence ATGTTTGAGATTAATAAGAATAGTTCTGTACCTATATATGTACAGTTAGCTGATTATATCAAGAAAGCTATAGATAATGGTGACCTTTTGGAGAATGATAAAATTCAAAGTGAAAATGAATTGTGTGCTTCTTATGATATAAGTAGAACCACTGTTAGACAGGCATTAAAAATACTTCACAATGAAGGATATATATACAAGGTTAGAGGAAAAGGAAGCTATGTATCCTCTTCAAAAATATATCAAAATCGTTCTACATTCAGTAAATTTTATGACGATATCAAAAATCTGGGAAAAACCCCAAAGTCTAAGATACTATCTCTAAAAGTAGTAACACCATCTACAACTGTAAGGGAAAAAATGAAATTAGATGATAAAGACAAAGTTTGTGAAATAGTCTGGGTGAGATACAGTGATGATCAACCACTTATCTATGAAACAATTAACCTAAACTATAAACTTATGGAGGGAATAGAAAAAGAACCTCTTCAGGAAATGAAGTTATACGACATAATTACAAAAAAATACAATATAAAGCTTACTCATGGAAATGAACAGTTTATGCCATGCAAGATCTCTAAATCAGAGGCTGAATACTTAAATTGTAATACTGGAGACCTTGGTATGAATGTAATTCGTACTGTATACCAACATGATCAGGTAATTGAATATACAAATTCAACTGTACTTGGAGACAAATTTATCTACACAGTCAATTTTTAA
- a CDS encoding anaerobic sulfatase maturase produces the protein MNSLNLLIKPASSGCNLKCVYCFYYDIADNRVIKNYGIMNDTTLENMVRKAFEEVDYQVNFMFQGGEPTLAGIDFFKRFHNLVEKYNVKKINTTFALQTNGTLLNKKWTGLFKEHNYLIGVSVDGNRDTHNAFRIDKSGNGTFAKVKESINLLKKEKIDFNILTVVNKLTAENGKLIYNFFKNNGYRYFQFIPCLDELYSKEKKEYTLTDVDYGNFLNDTFELWYEDIMNGRFTSVRYFDNMVKIILGEQPEACDMVGHCNINAIVESDGSIYPCDFYVLDEYKIGNINDSSFTDILNSEKENQFLSSSLVVNEKCKKCNYFKLCRGGCRRHKEIDENGEYHNRFCKSYTMFFDKNLDKLIDVANYVIKVRMGNR, from the coding sequence ATGAATAGTCTAAATTTATTAATAAAACCAGCGTCAAGTGGGTGCAATTTAAAGTGTGTTTATTGTTTTTATTATGATATTGCTGACAATAGAGTAATAAAAAATTATGGGATTATGAATGATACAACTCTTGAAAATATGGTCAGAAAAGCTTTTGAAGAGGTAGATTACCAGGTTAATTTTATGTTTCAAGGTGGAGAGCCAACATTGGCTGGAATTGATTTCTTTAAGAGATTTCATAACTTAGTTGAAAAATACAATGTTAAAAAAATAAATACTACTTTTGCTCTACAAACTAATGGAACTTTACTTAATAAAAAATGGACAGGGTTATTTAAAGAGCATAACTATCTTATTGGAGTGTCAGTAGATGGTAATAGAGATACTCACAATGCTTTTAGAATTGATAAAAGTGGAAATGGAACTTTTGCTAAAGTTAAAGAGAGTATCAATTTATTAAAAAAAGAAAAAATTGACTTCAATATTTTAACAGTTGTAAATAAACTCACAGCAGAAAATGGTAAATTGATATATAACTTTTTCAAGAATAATGGATATAGATATTTTCAATTTATTCCATGTTTAGATGAGCTTTACTCAAAAGAGAAAAAGGAGTATACACTTACAGATGTTGATTATGGTAATTTTTTAAATGACACATTTGAATTGTGGTATGAGGATATTATGAATGGAAGATTTACAAGTGTCAGATACTTTGATAACATGGTAAAAATCATTCTTGGAGAGCAACCTGAAGCTTGTGACATGGTGGGGCATTGTAATATCAATGCTATAGTTGAATCTGATGGAAGCATTTATCCTTGTGATTTCTACGTATTAGATGAGTATAAAATTGGAAATATAAATGATTCATCTTTTACTGATATTTTAAATAGCGAAAAAGAGAATCAGTTTTTAAGTTCATCTCTAGTTGTAAATGAAAAATGTAAAAAATGCAATTATTTTAAACTGTGTAGAGGTGGATGTAGAAGACACAAAGAGATAGATGAAAATGGAGAGTATCATAACAGATTTTGTAAAAGTTATACAATGTTCTTTGATAAGAATTTGGATAAATTAATAGATGTGGCAAATTATGTGATAAAAGTTAGAATGGGAAATAGATAG
- a CDS encoding MATE family efflux transporter — METTNKSNFAKGSIYKHILALAVPMTIAQMVQVLYNIVDRIYIGHLPGASSLALTGLGLTFPIITIVMAITNLFGMGGAPLCSIARGQQNVKRAEEVMGNTLTMLVISSFILMFLAYTFLKPVLYLFGASDASYPYAMQYMRIYLIGTPFIVIGSGMNGFINAQGFGNIGMITILAGAIVNIILDPIFIFLLGLGIQGAAIATVISQFISVAWVMSFLLGKRTLLKITKDTLKVQFGILREILGLGMASCLMTATNGVVQVACNTMLKEFGGDVYVGLMTVVNSIRDVAMLPIHGVTAAAQPVLGYNFGAKEYDRIKKGIIFVTFITSVYMVVSWVAVLVFPEPLIKVFNSDPDMISKGISAIHIYFFGFFMMAFQISGQAVFVGLGQSKQAIFFTLFRKVFVVVPLTLLLPRLWNLGVDGIFMAEPVSNFLGGIACYTTMIFTMKKLLRDDEEITI; from the coding sequence ATGGAAACAACTAATAAAAGCAATTTTGCAAAGGGAAGTATTTACAAACATATTCTGGCACTGGCAGTACCTATGACAATAGCTCAAATGGTACAGGTTCTATACAATATAGTGGATAGAATATATATAGGACATCTTCCAGGAGCATCTTCTCTGGCACTTACAGGGCTTGGACTTACATTTCCAATTATAACAATAGTTATGGCTATTACAAATCTTTTTGGAATGGGTGGAGCACCTCTTTGTTCTATAGCAAGAGGGCAGCAAAATGTAAAAAGAGCAGAAGAAGTTATGGGAAATACCCTTACTATGCTTGTAATTTCAAGTTTTATACTTATGTTTTTAGCATATACTTTTTTAAAGCCTGTATTGTATCTATTTGGAGCAAGTGATGCAAGTTATCCTTATGCAATGCAGTATATGAGGATCTATCTTATAGGAACTCCTTTTATAGTGATTGGGTCAGGAATGAATGGCTTTATAAATGCTCAGGGTTTTGGAAATATTGGAATGATAACCATTCTTGCAGGAGCAATAGTTAATATAATTTTAGATCCAATATTTATTTTTCTTTTAGGATTGGGAATTCAGGGAGCTGCAATAGCTACTGTAATCTCTCAATTTATATCTGTAGCCTGGGTAATGTCTTTCTTACTTGGAAAGAGAACTCTCCTTAAAATAACTAAAGATACTTTGAAAGTTCAATTTGGAATATTAAGAGAGATATTGGGACTTGGTATGGCAAGTTGTCTAATGACTGCAACAAATGGTGTGGTACAGGTGGCTTGTAATACAATGCTTAAGGAGTTTGGTGGAGACGTATATGTAGGACTAATGACTGTTGTAAACTCTATAAGAGATGTGGCTATGCTGCCAATTCATGGAGTTACAGCTGCAGCTCAGCCAGTACTTGGGTATAACTTTGGAGCTAAAGAGTATGATAGAATAAAAAAAGGAATAATATTTGTTACATTTATAACTTCAGTATATATGGTTGTAAGCTGGGTGGCAGTTTTAGTATTCCCAGAACCATTGATAAAGGTATTCAACTCAGATCCAGATATGATTTCAAAGGGAATTTCAGCAATTCATATCTATTTCTTTGGATTCTTTATGATGGCTTTCCAAATTTCAGGGCAGGCAGTATTTGTAGGACTTGGACAATCAAAACAGGCAATTTTCTTTACACTGTTTAGAAAGGTTTTTGTTGTAGTTCCACTTACACTTCTTCTTCCAAGATTATGGAATTTGGGAGTAGATGGTATATTTATGGCTGAACCTGTGTCAAACTTCCTAGGTGGAATAGCCTGCTATACAACTATGATATTTACTATGAAGAAACTTCTAAGAGATGATGAGGAAATAACAATATAA